A stretch of Besnoitia besnoiti strain Bb-Ger1 chromosome III, whole genome shotgun sequence DNA encodes these proteins:
- a CDS encoding hypothetical protein (encoded by transcript BESB_048560), whose protein sequence is MASSGSAEASEAAPAFPDAPGETGGATSSGVPPPSAEFPPPAPGRKESDGEKEEEVLAKIHATRAMWQTKLDEKMAKKEQDEYDAEAVAARRREVLSERETRKLLRHEARSSAADEDPTSLKSGRPSEAERTSTLSWRNSERNGISPEERLRRQEEEDLLVAQRLQEEEALAASAAEAALRGDGKLEEGEERPEGHQEELDRDFLLAMELQEQAQQEAQQAADLRLAGRLQREEDAAAAQAAAAARMRCSSFPMPCPGGAPVPAHFFNTVNAVPAYRTTGGGSSVSQQAGLQRVQTVSSAAAPRHTQNPAIDGENARKKKGFFARIFGRRDKSAESGKTSSSSSAPRPHFLQEGPENPPIRPDLVACCAPHAEPQVIPVAAAYRPQGPPTVVPQSLELVDVRREGEGFSGQASGQASGQAQGGSHQRQVVQVVQTVEPERDRPGPPPRGAPVKGREKAEGAPKK, encoded by the exons ATGGCGTCGTCAGggtctgcggaggcgagtgAGGCCGCCCCTGCATTCCCGGATGCCCCTGGCGAGACCGGCGGAGCCACTTCGTCGGGCGTGCCGCCACCGAGCGCAGAGTTTCCGCCGCCCGCTCCCGGGCGAAAGGAGTctgacggcgagaaggaagaagaagtcTTGGCCAAGATCCACGCAACGCGCGCGATGTGGCAGACCAAACTCGACGAGAAGAtggcgaagaaggaacaAGACGAATACGAT GCGGAAGCTGTGGCTGCAAGGCGTCGCGAGGTCctgagcgagcgcgagacgcgcaagcTCCTTCGCCacgaggcgcggagctccgccgcagacgaggaccCGACCTCGCTCAAAAGTGGCAGGCccagcgaagcagagaggacgTCCACACTCTCTTGGCGCAACAGCGAAAGAAATGGAATATCTCCCGAAGAGCGCCTCAGGAGACAAGAGGAAG AAGATCTTCTAGTCGCCCAGCGTCttcaagaagaagaggcgctggcCGCTTCggccgcagaagccgcgcttcgcggcgacggcaagttggaagagggcgaggagagacccGAGGGCCATCAGGAGGAACTCGACAGAGACTTTCTCCTGGCGATGGAGCTTCaggagcaggcgcagcaagAGGCGCAACAGGCG gCTGACTTGCGTCTGGcggggcgtctgcagcgggaggaggacgcggccgcagcgcaggcggcggcggcggcgcggatgcGGTGCTCGTCTTTCCCCATGCCTTGccctggaggcgcgccggtgcCTGCTCACTTCTTCAACACCGTGAACGCCGTGCCGGCATACCGTACAACCGGAGGCGGGAGCAGCGTGTCGCAGCAAGCGGGCCTTCAGAGAGTTCAAACTGtctcctcggccgcggcgccgcgacacaCGCAGAACCCTGCGATCGACGGAGAGaacgcgaggaagaaaaagggaTTCTTCGCGAGGATTTTCGGGAGGAGAGACAA GTCCGCGGAGTCAGGCAAGAcatcctcttcgtcttccgcgcctcgtcctcacTTTTTGCAAGAAGGGCCTGAAAATCCGCCTATCCGCCCCGACCTCGttgcctgctgcgcgccgcacgcggagccACAGGTAATTcccgtcgctgcggcgtACCGGCCTCAGGGGCCTCCCACCGTCGTGCCGCAGAGCCTCGAGCTCGTCGACgtgaggcgcgagggcgaaggatTCAGCGGACAGGCCAGCGGACAGGCCAGCGGACAGGCGCAGGGAGGGAGCCACCAGAGACAGGTGGTTCAGGTAGTCCAGACGGTGGAGCCTGAAAGAGACCGCCCAGGGCCTCCCCCGCGGGGGGCGCCGGTGAAGggcagagagaaggccgaGGGCGCCCCAAAGAAGTGA
- a CDS encoding hypothetical protein (encoded by transcript BESB_048550), whose amino-acid sequence MESGLLPPSQHKHAGAEGERVSSPSRGGLSPAASGQSAESLSPRGSCALPLVSSRPSTSLATFSPSLAFSGCSAEATADRREAGAPEGAALCLGWTWEEAEVHTQDFLFFLNQERTCRFLFVVELELSLFLAKIASHRLKALRVHARLIRRQLATVRGSARDLARRTPASQGGKETQGEHRLEAERREGEAQDATATSAGLSRHDGDAGGGGGRMADCDRGEGRQSVVDLGRGGRPLPAASSEFASCGLSALDQASARSLRLHACGCECCPRLRCTYTLEFPPLSPLLRRLIHAPLASSHLNGGVAPLGSVSWRPQPRVKVAVSPPCPSPEGPTSTESAQPPSRRVSLSSSAERQQPRGLAGAPKKEICSAVRGGRGDLGPACAPADAALPTFLSNASTKEQCCWGDVVTGGGDAGRERIRCSALDASVVFGEIASPALSYEDFIPGLGALAADYERRKKREAEEKLERDEGQPSRRERGPQRPHGTESGALSDARREGKTPDSSPRLPASPGRGAAPTEEARGEKSRKCGKKDAREIAARQYPAHSALGSVCDSLDGLAREETPKKGREGSKSRGEDDEAGDEEGERQNGKKTDAPSSRAWLSLKDVMQDVERGKVEIIHLVLLRRAVKTGIRETLAALAHARQDMHALHLATRAELRDLASRPEATDERLWREGGGKQETETANGMQVEPGSQGGDGDTPGETRGRLGAAGGGGPETPERRGKASETQRKEDGLAPRQATSSSSASPKSTRGASPSAQNSGSLRGPAELGARDCEAGDAAQLKRTEGTETARPLTEKQSTAGVAGVRRGRGFHHYSPGGTQTAGCVGGGWTPPSSRPLSPSASPLSSASASRSSASNSASSASLVCRGGVEPHVDAKEDAPPSPGAHRGRLETVRGAARAGHQAAGDPRGPGDPGAAAEEAATQSRGKAHEPADARLHPQRAKPVCERAESQGAGARRGTARRGHPIHAGLASGPPPGGAVEDKGGTASDDLEEDEEEAEEDVYALRPLFCYNAFSPPPKTWGGFRSPGTHVQPFCSLCLPPPPVAASSASSFPSRHAPPASPASHRAAAAFARLTYHPSWVFPEVQALREESAALTAEQAPRGGGRCR is encoded by the exons ATGGAATCgggccttcttcctccttcacAGCACaaacacgcaggcgccgaaggagagagagtcTCTTCTCCCTCAAGGGGCGGGCTCTCCCCAGCCGCTTCAGGCCAGTCTGCTGagtctctttctccgcggGGCTCGTGTGCCTTGCCACTGGTTTCTTCTCGCCCATCTACCTCGCTCGCAAccttttcgccttcgcttgcCTTCTCTGGCTGTTCTGCGGAGGCCACTGCAGatcggcgcgaggcgggggcgCCCGAAGGCGCGGCTTTGTGCCTCGGATGGACAtgggaagaagcggaagtcCACACGCAGGacttcctcttttttctcaATCAAGAGAGAACGTGTCGCTTCCTCTTTGTCGTCGAGCTCGAgctctcgctcttcctcgcAAAAATCGCCTCGCACCGACTCAAGGCGCTTcgagtgcatgcgcgcctcaTCCGGAGACAGCTCGCGACGGTGAGAGGGAGCGCCCGCGACCTCGCCAGGCGCACGCCCGCGAGCCAGGGCGGAAAGGAGACCCAGGGGGAGCACCGCCtcgaagcggagaggcgagaaggcgaggcgcaagACGCAACTGCGACTTCAGCAGGCCTGAGCAGACATGATGGGGacgcgggaggaggcggcgggcgaatGGCGGactgcgaccgcggcgagggGCGCCAGAGTGTCGTCGACCTGGGCAGGGgcgggcggcctctgccggcAGCCTCGTCTGAAttcgcctcctgcggcctcTCAGCGCTTGACCAAGCTTCCGCCCGTTCTTTGCGTTTGCATGCGTGCGGCTGCGAGTGctgcccgcggctgcggtgTACCTACACGCTGGAGTtcccgccgctgtcgcctctgctgcgccgcctgatTCAT GCCCCACTGGCCTCCTCCCATCTCAACGGCGGAGTCGCCCCTCTCGGCAGCGTCTCCTGGCGGCCCCAGCCGCGCGTCAAAGTCGCCGTCTCCCCCCCGTGTCCCTCGCCTGAGGGACCCACGTCCACGGAGTCTGCGCAGCCCCCTTCTCGACGCGTGTCTCTGAGTTCTTCGGCGGAGAGACAACAGCCTCGcgggctcgcaggcgccccgAAGAAAGAGATATGCTCAGCTgtgcgaggcgggcgaggagacctgGGCCCCGCGTGTGCCCCTGCGGACGCAGCTCTCCCCACATTTCTTTCGAACGCGTCGACCAAGGAACAGTGCTGCTGGGGGGACGTCGTGACTGGAGGAGGGGATGCAGGACGCGAAAGGATTCGCTGCAGCGCTCTAGACGCATCCGTCGTGTTTGGGGAGattgcgtcgcctgcgctgagTTACGAAGACTTCATACCCGGTCTCggggcgctcgccgcagactacgagaggcggaaaaagcgagaagcagaagagaaacTTGAGCGGGACGAGGGACAGCCAAGCCGGCGTGAGCGCGGGCCCCAGCGACCCCACGGAACAGAGTCAGGCGCTTTGAGCGACGCGAGACGAGAGGGAAAGACACCGGACTCGTCACCGCGGCTTCCCGCAAGCcccggacgcggcgccgctccaaCTGAAGAGGCAAGAGGAGAAAAGTCGAGGAAATGCGGCAAAAAAGACGCAAGGGAGATTGCCGCTCGCCAGTATCCCGCGCACTCAGCGTTGGGCTCTGTGTGCGACAGCCTCGACGGTTTAGCGAGGGAAGAGACGCCCAAGAAGGGAAGGGAAGGTTCTAAGAGTagaggcgaggacgacgaggcgggcgacgaggaaggcgagagacaaAACGGGAAAAAGACTGatgctccttcttctcgcgcttggCTGTCTCTCAAGGATGTCATGCAGGACGTCGAGCGCGGGAAAGTCGAAATAATTCATCTCGTCCTTCTCCGGCGCGCGGTGAAAACGGGCATTCGAGAGACGctcgccgcactcgcgcacgcgcggcaggaCATGCACGCCCTCCACCTCGCAACTCGCGCGGAACTTCGCGACCTTGCCAGCCGTCCGGAGGCGACCGACGAGCGCTTGTggcgggagggaggagggaaaCAAGAAACCGAGACCGCGAACGGGATGCAAGTTGAACCAGGCAGCCAAGGAGGAGACGGAGATACGCCTggcgagacgcgagggaggcTCGGGGCGGCCGGTGGCGGAGGGCCCGAAACCCCTGAGAGGCGCGGAAAGGCCTCCGAGACCCAGAGAAAAGAGgacggcctcgcgcctcgccaaGCGACTTCTTCCAGTTCTGCGTCGCCTAAGTCGACGCGTGgggcttcgccgtctgcgcagaaCTCGGGCTCTCTCCGCGGTCCCGCAGAGCTCGGCGCACGCGACTGCGaggcgggagacgccgcacaaCTGAAGAGAACAGAGGGAAccgagacagcgaggccACTTACAGAGAAACAGTCGACGGCCGGCGTGGCGGGCGTGCGACGGGGAAGAGGCTTTCACCATTACTCACCCGGCGGCACGCAGACTGCGGGCTGCGTGGGAGGAGGGTGGACGCCTCCGTCTTCTCGTCCGctttcgccgtctgcctccccgctttcctctgcttctgcttctcggtCGTCGGCCTCGAattctgcctcgtctgcttctctcgtGTGCCGAGGCGGCGTGGAGCCGCACGtcgacgcgaaggaggatgcccccccctccccgggCGCGCACAGAGGCCGGCTAGAGACAGTGCGGGGAGCGGCCCGCGCCGGGCACCAGGCGGCCGGAGACCCCCGAGGGCCAGGTGACCCCGGGGCTGCAGCcgaagaagcggcgacgcagtcaCGCGGAAAGGCACACGAGCCAGCCGACGCGAGACTCCAcccgcagagggcgaagccCGTCTGCGAGAGGGCGGAAAGCCAGGGCGCCGGTGCGCGGAGAGGAACCGCACGCCGAGGCCATCCTATTCACGCAGGACTTGCATCGGGGCCGccccccggcggcgcggtggAAGACAAGGGCGGGACGGCGTCGGACGACCtggaagaggacgaagaagaggcggaagaggacgTGTAtgcgctgcgcccgcttTTCTGCTACaacgccttctcgccgcccccGAAAACCTGGGGCGGCTTTCGCTCGCCAGGCACCCATGTGCAGCCCTTCTGCTCTCTGTgtctcccgcctcctcctgtcgccgcctcttccgcgtcctcttttCCGTCTCGGCATGCACCTCCCGCTTCGCCCGCGTCCCaccgagccgccgcggccttcgcgcggctgACCTACCACCCCTCGTGGGTGTTCCCCGAGGTGCAGGCGTTGCGGGAAGAATCCGCGGCCCTGACAGCCGagcaggcgcctcgagggggggggcgctgCCGCTAG